A DNA window from Enterobacter cloacae subsp. cloacae ATCC 13047 contains the following coding sequences:
- the dsdA gene encoding D-serine ammonia-lyase, whose amino-acid sequence MENATITALTAQFPLVEDLMALKETTWLNPRTTSLAEGLPYVGLTKADVDDAHARLNRFAPYLAKAFPETAATGGIIESELVAIPAMKKRLERESGKALPGTLLLKKDSHLPISGSIKARGGIYEVLTHAEKLALEAGLLSTEDDYSILLEPRFKDFFSQYSIAVGSTGNLGMSIGIMSARIGFKVTVHMSADAREWKKAKLRSHGVTVVEYEQDYGVAVEQGRKAAENDPNCFFIDDENSRTLFLGYAVAGERLKAQFAEQGRVVDAEHPLYVYLPCGVGGGPGGVAFGLKLAFGDNVHCFFAEPTHSPCMLLGVYTGLHDEIAVQDLGIDNVTAADGLAVGRASGFVGRAMERLLDGFYTLSDQSMYDMLGWLAQEEGIRLEPSALAGMAGPLRVQADANVTHLVWATGGGMVPEDEMAKYLAKGK is encoded by the coding sequence ATGGAAAACGCAACTATCACTGCTTTAACCGCACAATTTCCTCTGGTTGAGGATCTGATGGCTCTGAAAGAGACCACGTGGCTTAACCCGCGAACCACTTCGCTTGCAGAAGGGTTGCCCTATGTCGGGCTGACCAAAGCCGACGTGGACGACGCGCATGCGCGCCTCAACCGCTTCGCGCCGTATCTGGCGAAAGCCTTCCCGGAAACCGCGGCAACGGGCGGGATTATCGAATCTGAGCTGGTTGCTATTCCGGCCATGAAAAAACGGCTGGAGAGAGAATCTGGCAAGGCTCTTCCCGGAACGCTGCTGCTGAAAAAAGACAGTCATCTGCCCATCTCCGGCTCGATTAAAGCGCGCGGCGGCATCTACGAGGTGCTGACCCACGCGGAAAAACTGGCGCTGGAAGCGGGATTGCTGAGCACTGAAGATGACTACAGCATCCTGCTGGAACCGCGCTTTAAAGACTTCTTTAGCCAGTACAGCATTGCGGTGGGTTCAACCGGCAACCTGGGAATGTCCATCGGCATCATGAGCGCACGCATCGGCTTTAAGGTGACGGTACATATGTCCGCCGACGCCCGCGAGTGGAAGAAAGCCAAACTGCGCAGCCATGGCGTTACCGTCGTGGAATATGAGCAGGATTATGGCGTGGCTGTGGAACAAGGGCGAAAAGCGGCGGAAAACGACCCGAACTGCTTCTTTATCGACGATGAAAACTCTCGCACCCTGTTCCTGGGCTATGCCGTTGCCGGCGAGCGCCTGAAGGCGCAGTTTGCCGAACAGGGCCGTGTGGTGGATGCAGAGCACCCGCTGTATGTCTATCTGCCGTGCGGCGTTGGCGGGGGGCCTGGCGGTGTGGCGTTTGGTCTGAAGCTGGCGTTTGGCGACAACGTTCACTGCTTCTTTGCCGAGCCCACGCACTCCCCGTGCATGCTGCTGGGAGTTTATACCGGCCTGCACGATGAGATTGCCGTGCAGGATCTGGGTATCGACAACGTGACGGCAGCGGACGGGCTGGCGGTCGGACGCGCGTCGGGCTTCGTCGGCCGCGCGATGGAACGTCTGCTCGACGGGTTCTATACCCTTTCCGATCAAAGCATGTACGACATGCTCGGCTGGCTGGCGCAGGAGGAAGGGATTCGTCTGGAGCCATCGGCGCTGGCGGGCATGGCCGGGCCGCTGCGTGTTCAGGCTGATGCCAACGTCACCCATCTCGTGTGGGCGACCGGCGGCGGCATGGTGCCGGAAGACGAGATGGCGAAGTATCTGGCGAAAGGGAAGTAA
- the dsdC gene encoding DNA-binding transcriptional regulator DsdC, whose protein sequence is MTDANEVRNRLLNGWQLSKMYTFEVAARHESFALAAAELSLSPSAVSHRINLLEEELGIQLFVRSHRKVELTLEGKRVYWTLKSSLDTLNQEILDIKNQALSGTLTVYSRPSIAQCWLVPMLGDFTRRYPSISLTILTGNEYVNMQRTGIDLAIYFDDTPPNYLSHHFLMDEEILPVCSPAYAREHALLKNPDNLSHCTLLHDRQAWSNDSGTDEWLSWAQHFAMNMPSSSGIGFDRSDLAIVAAMNHVGVAMGRKRLVQKRLERGELIAPFGNKTLKCHQHYYISTLPGRQWPKIDAFIGWLRELAG, encoded by the coding sequence ATGACCGATGCGAATGAAGTCAGAAACCGGCTGCTAAATGGCTGGCAACTGTCAAAAATGTACACTTTTGAAGTGGCTGCCCGGCATGAATCCTTTGCGCTGGCGGCGGCGGAACTGTCGCTCAGCCCCAGCGCGGTGAGCCACCGCATTAACCTGCTGGAAGAGGAGCTGGGCATTCAGCTGTTTGTCCGCTCGCACCGTAAAGTTGAGCTAACGCTGGAAGGAAAGCGCGTTTACTGGACCCTAAAATCATCCCTCGACACCCTGAATCAGGAGATCCTGGATATTAAAAACCAGGCGCTGTCCGGTACGCTGACGGTGTATTCCCGGCCGTCAATCGCCCAGTGCTGGCTCGTCCCCATGCTGGGGGATTTTACCCGCCGTTATCCGTCGATATCTCTCACCATTCTCACCGGCAATGAGTACGTCAATATGCAGCGAACCGGCATCGATCTGGCCATCTATTTCGACGATACGCCGCCAAACTACCTTTCTCATCATTTCTTGATGGACGAGGAGATTTTGCCCGTCTGCTCGCCCGCATATGCCCGCGAGCATGCGCTGTTGAAAAACCCCGATAACCTCAGCCACTGCACGTTACTGCACGACCGTCAGGCCTGGAGTAATGATTCCGGTACGGATGAGTGGCTCAGCTGGGCGCAGCATTTTGCGATGAATATGCCGTCATCATCGGGTATTGGCTTCGATCGTTCCGATTTAGCGATAGTGGCAGCCATGAATCATGTGGGCGTGGCGATGGGGAGAAAGCGGCTGGTGCAAAAGCGCCTTGAGCGGGGCGAGCTTATCGCCCCGTTTGGCAACAAGACCCTCAAATGCCATCAGCACTATTACATCT